From one Plantibacter flavus genomic stretch:
- a CDS encoding GNAT family N-acetyltransferase, with the protein MTDATPPTLTERLTLARPTERDLPELHELHADPAVWTHLPSARHTALAETRDLIERYQAGWEANGLDVWVARDTTTGALVGIGGPSLRGGLAWNLYYRLAPAAWGRGYAQELIAAARAAASASAPDLPVVAFLLEHNEGSRRAAERAGLEVVWRGPDAGNPDPDAVRLVFADRALSDEALRVFVG; encoded by the coding sequence ATGACCGACGCGACGCCGCCGACCCTGACGGAACGACTGACGCTCGCCCGCCCCACCGAGCGCGACCTGCCGGAGCTCCACGAGCTCCATGCCGACCCCGCGGTCTGGACGCACCTGCCGTCCGCCCGACACACGGCGCTCGCCGAGACCCGCGACCTGATCGAGCGGTACCAGGCCGGCTGGGAGGCGAACGGCCTCGACGTGTGGGTGGCGCGCGACACCACGACGGGTGCCCTGGTCGGCATCGGTGGCCCGAGCCTGCGGGGAGGGCTCGCCTGGAACCTCTACTACCGTCTGGCGCCCGCGGCCTGGGGGCGCGGGTACGCACAGGAGCTCATCGCGGCCGCGCGAGCCGCGGCATCGGCGTCGGCACCGGATCTGCCCGTGGTGGCGTTCCTCCTGGAGCACAACGAGGGATCACGACGGGCTGCCGAACGCGCGGGGTTGGAGGTCGTCTGGCGTGGCCCCGACGCGGGCAACCCGGATCCCGATGCCGTGCGCCTCGTGTTCGCCGACCGGGCGCTCAGCGACGAGGCGCTCCGCGTGTTCGTGGGCTGA
- a CDS encoding cobalamin-independent methionine synthase II family protein codes for MTDRILTTHAGSLPRTPELTRLLVARDQRRPFDVAELEEVTADAVASTVAAQLATGLDLINDGEVPRVGFSTYVLERIEGFGGAGHRKPTLDSVRFPDYAAFQAKQIVEGADVARVWDPPMAQGQLVYDPTLAGITADLDGFERELAVQADQGRTPAGTFFSAATPGIVSTTLLLDAANPFYGDDRAYVFALAEQLRIEYEAIVARGHVLQLDAPDLAMERVIQFGDATLEEFLAAVDLHVDALNHAIRNIPREQVRLHVCWGNWQGPHQDDVPVDVLLPHLYRARVGAFSIPLGNPRHQHEAPAFREHPLPEGALLIPGVVDVTTNYLEHPQVIANRIVEVAEAVGDPTRVIAGTDCGLSTFASYEFVATDVAWAKLGALVEGAAVASKRLFGA; via the coding sequence ATGACCGACCGCATCCTGACCACGCACGCCGGGAGCCTGCCGCGCACGCCCGAGTTGACCCGGTTGCTCGTGGCGCGCGACCAGCGGCGGCCGTTCGACGTGGCCGAGCTGGAGGAGGTCACGGCAGATGCGGTGGCCTCGACGGTCGCCGCGCAGCTCGCCACCGGTCTCGATCTCATCAACGACGGCGAGGTCCCTCGCGTCGGGTTCTCGACCTACGTCCTCGAACGCATCGAGGGGTTCGGCGGTGCAGGACACCGCAAGCCGACGCTCGACTCCGTGCGATTCCCGGACTATGCGGCGTTCCAGGCGAAGCAGATCGTCGAGGGTGCGGACGTCGCGCGGGTGTGGGATCCGCCGATGGCTCAGGGGCAGCTCGTGTACGACCCCACGCTCGCCGGCATCACCGCCGATCTGGACGGCTTCGAGCGGGAGCTCGCCGTGCAGGCGGACCAGGGACGCACACCTGCCGGCACCTTCTTCTCGGCGGCGACGCCCGGAATCGTGTCGACCACGCTGCTGCTCGATGCCGCGAACCCCTTCTACGGCGACGACCGCGCCTACGTGTTCGCGCTCGCCGAGCAACTGCGGATCGAGTACGAGGCGATCGTCGCCCGAGGTCACGTCCTGCAGCTCGACGCCCCGGACCTCGCCATGGAGCGGGTCATCCAGTTCGGTGACGCGACGCTCGAGGAGTTCCTCGCGGCCGTGGACCTGCACGTCGACGCGCTCAACCACGCCATCCGGAACATCCCCCGCGAGCAGGTCCGGCTCCACGTCTGCTGGGGCAACTGGCAGGGCCCACACCAGGACGACGTCCCGGTCGACGTGCTCCTCCCGCACCTATACCGGGCACGGGTCGGTGCGTTCAGCATCCCGCTCGGCAACCCGCGGCACCAGCATGAGGCGCCGGCGTTCCGCGAGCATCCGCTCCCCGAGGGCGCGCTCCTCATCCCGGGGGTCGTCGACGTGACCACCAACTACCTGGAGCACCCGCAGGTCATCGCGAACCGCATCGTGGAGGTCGCCGAAGCGGTCGGTGATCCGACGCGCGTCATCGCGGGCACCGACTGCGGGCTCTCCACCTTCGCGAGTTACGAGTTCGTCGCGACCGACGTCGCGTGGGCGAAGCTCGGTGCGCTCGTCGAGGGCGCTGCGGTCGCGTCGAAGCGGCTGTTCGGCGCCTGA
- a CDS encoding cation diffusion facilitator family transporter produces the protein MTVVIAFLANVIVAIAKSIVAALTGSASMLAEAAHSWADAGNEIFLLIADKRADKRRDAAHPLGYGRDAYIFSLFAAFGIFTVGAVVSIQHGIQSLTAPEAMEDYALSYLVLGVAFLLEGFSFTQSILEGRRTARKYGRGFFDYIVNGSNTTLRSVFFEDSAALLGLIIAGTGIGLHQVTGDPVWDAIGSIAIGVLLGGVALLLINRNRRYLLGASPSPAYRAQTVTALLSHPEIERVTALYLEFSGPERLFLVASVDLVGDDRENDVARQLRRLEGDLEQDDLIGKAVLTLSVSDEPSITV, from the coding sequence ATGACCGTCGTGATCGCCTTCCTGGCCAACGTCATCGTCGCCATCGCCAAGTCCATCGTCGCCGCGCTCACCGGGTCGGCGTCGATGCTGGCCGAGGCCGCGCACTCGTGGGCCGACGCGGGGAACGAGATCTTCCTCCTCATCGCCGACAAACGGGCCGACAAGCGACGCGACGCCGCACATCCGCTCGGCTACGGCCGTGACGCGTACATCTTCTCGCTGTTCGCCGCCTTCGGGATCTTCACCGTCGGCGCGGTCGTCTCGATCCAGCACGGTATCCAGAGCCTCACCGCACCGGAGGCGATGGAGGACTACGCCCTCAGCTACCTCGTGCTGGGCGTCGCCTTCCTCCTGGAGGGCTTCTCCTTCACCCAGTCGATCCTCGAGGGCCGGCGCACGGCGAGGAAGTACGGCCGCGGCTTCTTCGACTACATCGTGAACGGCTCCAACACGACGCTCCGCTCGGTGTTCTTCGAGGACTCGGCAGCACTGCTCGGCCTCATCATCGCGGGTACCGGCATCGGCCTCCACCAGGTGACCGGCGACCCGGTGTGGGATGCGATCGGCTCGATCGCGATCGGTGTCCTGCTCGGCGGGGTCGCGCTGCTGCTCATCAACCGCAACCGGCGCTATCTCCTCGGAGCCTCACCGAGCCCCGCGTACCGCGCACAGACCGTCACCGCGCTCCTGTCACACCCGGAGATCGAACGGGTCACGGCGCTGTACCTCGAGTTCAGCGGGCCGGAACGCCTCTTCCTCGTCGCGTCGGTCGACCTCGTCGGTGACGACCGTGAGAACGACGTCGCGCGCCAGCTCCGCCGTCTCGAGGGTGACCTCGAGCAGGACGACCTCATCGGCAAGGCCGTGCTCACGCTCTCGGTGAGCGACGAGCCGTCGATCACCGTCTGA
- a CDS encoding DUF2945 domain-containing protein — protein sequence MADVRVGDRVSWGTSQGRTQGKVVERKTADFQFDGQHFTASKDEPAFIVESEKTGAKAAHKGSALRVLKS from the coding sequence ATGGCAGACGTACGAGTGGGCGACCGCGTGTCGTGGGGCACCTCGCAGGGGCGGACGCAGGGGAAGGTCGTCGAGCGGAAGACCGCGGACTTCCAGTTCGACGGCCAGCACTTCACGGCGTCGAAGGACGAGCCCGCGTTCATCGTGGAGTCCGAGAAGACCGGCGCGAAGGCCGCCCACAAGGGCTCCGCGCTGCGCGTCCTGAAATCCTGA
- a CDS encoding threonine/serine exporter family protein — MSDDAATDEHRRTAAHAYSALGCLLLDAGTSVTDVRDSLERATVASGDEGLAFSVLPQLIIVNDVRTGAVLAAGNTHGELSFRGAARANRLMRELELGHWPVGDLPARIQSIRETPRPHASMHWVVGNLLLAGGLALLFRCPWWAIVASMLVGAFVGLVITLLARWRGAVAIAPFVTAFVSTTLVGTLASAMDLGPVPLFAVCAPIAILVPGALITNALLELTATDIVTGSARLMYGLIVLAFMAAGISAGALLTGLSIDPESTALVGQVVRGSSDLVGWESVPPLWFTWIGVVMLAAGIGIAFGSGRSLTLLTICVMALTYAGIVLFAPLVGNAVATGLTAGLVFVVARIVERYSAAVPSNVTFQPALLMLVPGTVGLVSLATLEGSAVTAALTVFISLCVGVKTAAVLTGVVIPPVRATARP; from the coding sequence ATGAGTGACGACGCCGCGACCGATGAGCACCGCAGGACGGCTGCGCACGCCTACAGCGCGCTCGGCTGCCTCCTCCTCGACGCCGGTACCTCCGTCACCGACGTCCGGGACTCCCTGGAGCGCGCCACGGTCGCATCGGGCGACGAGGGTCTGGCCTTCTCGGTGCTGCCGCAGCTCATCATCGTGAACGACGTGCGCACCGGTGCGGTGCTCGCGGCTGGCAACACCCACGGCGAGCTGTCGTTCCGCGGCGCGGCGCGGGCGAACCGGCTCATGCGCGAGCTCGAGCTCGGACACTGGCCGGTCGGTGACCTGCCGGCCCGCATCCAGTCGATTCGGGAGACGCCGCGCCCGCATGCGTCGATGCACTGGGTGGTCGGGAACCTGCTGCTCGCGGGAGGGCTCGCGCTGCTGTTCCGCTGCCCATGGTGGGCGATCGTCGCATCGATGCTCGTCGGCGCCTTCGTCGGCCTGGTCATCACCCTGCTGGCGCGGTGGCGGGGAGCCGTCGCGATCGCCCCGTTCGTGACGGCGTTCGTGTCGACGACGCTCGTCGGGACGCTCGCATCGGCGATGGATCTCGGCCCCGTGCCGCTGTTCGCCGTCTGCGCGCCGATCGCGATCCTCGTACCCGGTGCGCTCATCACCAACGCCCTGCTGGAGTTGACGGCGACGGACATCGTGACGGGCTCGGCGCGCCTGATGTACGGGCTCATCGTGCTGGCATTCATGGCGGCCGGGATCTCGGCCGGGGCGCTGCTCACCGGCCTGTCGATCGACCCCGAATCGACGGCGCTCGTCGGTCAGGTCGTCCGTGGGAGCTCGGACCTGGTCGGGTGGGAGTCGGTCCCGCCGCTGTGGTTCACGTGGATCGGCGTCGTGATGCTCGCGGCCGGGATCGGGATCGCGTTCGGCTCGGGCCGCTCCCTGACGCTGCTGACCATCTGCGTGATGGCGCTGACCTACGCGGGCATCGTCCTGTTCGCCCCGCTCGTGGGGAACGCGGTCGCGACGGGGCTGACCGCCGGGCTCGTGTTCGTCGTCGCTCGCATCGTCGAGCGGTACTCGGCGGCGGTGCCGTCCAACGTCACGTTCCAGCCGGCCCTCCTCATGCTCGTGCCGGGCACCGTGGGACTCGTGTCGCTCGCGACGCTCGAGGGCTCAGCGGTCACGGCGGCGCTGACGGTCTTCATCAGCCTCTGCGTCGGCGTCAAGACGGCGGCGGTCCTGACGGGGGTCGTCATCCCGCCGGTGCGTGCGACCGCCCGTCCCTGA
- a CDS encoding GrpB family protein — translation MLSPQSLSEADRRLVASWAADCAERVLPLFEAEAPDDDRPRDAIARARAFAAGDLDTAGEIRRRFVANRASQAVSSPAAKAAAWSAGQAAGVAHMGAHALGAAAYAVKAAELHQAGAGAAEIAWQLDHVSAPVRSALRLLPALGTDSSGPLGTGLLASGVLGDNIRAIQSGLRRRPRRPDVTTLELVGGPEPVRVELHDADPGWPERYREHQQRIIEALGTSAGGTSAVVIEHIGSTSVPGLAAKPIVDIVVAVEDIAAEEDYLDPLLAAGYVLRVREPRHRMVRTPERDVHVHLYEQGAPEIDEYLLLRDHLRSDADDRALYERTKRELLGRPWDDMNDYADAKTEVILAIKARARAARSR, via the coding sequence ATGCTCTCGCCGCAGTCACTCAGTGAAGCCGACCGCCGTCTCGTCGCCTCGTGGGCCGCCGATTGCGCCGAGCGGGTCCTGCCGCTGTTCGAAGCGGAGGCACCGGACGACGATCGCCCACGTGACGCGATCGCCCGCGCCCGCGCGTTCGCAGCCGGCGACCTCGACACCGCCGGGGAGATCCGCCGACGCTTCGTCGCCAACCGGGCCTCGCAGGCGGTGTCCTCACCCGCCGCCAAGGCCGCCGCGTGGTCGGCCGGGCAGGCCGCGGGTGTCGCGCACATGGGAGCCCACGCGCTCGGCGCCGCCGCCTACGCGGTGAAGGCCGCCGAGCTGCATCAGGCCGGAGCCGGCGCCGCCGAGATCGCCTGGCAGCTCGACCACGTGAGTGCCCCGGTCCGGTCGGCGCTCCGCCTCCTGCCGGCACTCGGCACGGACTCCTCGGGTCCACTCGGCACCGGGCTGCTGGCCTCGGGGGTGCTCGGCGACAACATCCGTGCCATCCAGAGCGGCTTGCGCCGACGCCCCCGCCGCCCGGATGTCACGACGCTCGAGCTGGTCGGAGGCCCCGAGCCGGTCCGGGTCGAGCTGCACGACGCCGACCCGGGGTGGCCCGAACGGTACCGTGAGCACCAGCAGCGGATCATCGAGGCCCTTGGAACGAGCGCGGGCGGGACCAGTGCCGTCGTGATCGAGCACATCGGCTCGACCTCGGTGCCCGGACTCGCGGCGAAGCCGATCGTGGACATCGTGGTCGCCGTGGAGGACATCGCGGCCGAGGAGGACTACCTCGACCCCCTGCTGGCCGCCGGCTACGTGCTGCGCGTCCGTGAGCCCCGCCATCGGATGGTGCGGACGCCGGAGCGCGACGTCCACGTGCACCTCTACGAGCAGGGCGCGCCGGAGATCGACGAGTACCTCCTCCTCCGCGACCATCTGCGGTCCGACGCCGACGACCGCGCGCTGTACGAGCGCACCAAGCGGGAGCTGCTCGGGAGGCCCTGGGACGACATGAACGACTACGCCGATGCGAAGACCGAGGTCATCCTCGCGATCAAGGCGCGGGCGAGGGCAGCGCGGAGCCGCTGA
- a CDS encoding NADPH-dependent FMN reductase — translation MASLNLPVISCSLDPASRSRTLASASSELLREQGHDSSVIDLAEMELPPFDNDRVFESPAFRRLHALITAADGVVLAFPVYNWAPAATVKSLIEATGATGEDGRVAAWFDKVVTFVCAAGLPHSYMATATLGQSLMLDFKCVINPYTAYLSERDWEAAGVLTTDRAERLAKTMTVHAELSGLLAERSYRSVWEV, via the coding sequence ATGGCCTCCTTGAACCTGCCTGTGATCTCCTGCAGCCTCGATCCGGCGAGTCGGAGCCGGACCCTCGCTTCGGCGAGCAGCGAGCTCCTGCGCGAGCAAGGTCATGACTCGTCCGTCATCGATCTGGCCGAGATGGAACTGCCGCCGTTCGACAACGACCGGGTCTTCGAGAGCCCTGCGTTCCGTCGGCTGCATGCGTTGATCACGGCTGCCGACGGCGTCGTCCTCGCCTTCCCGGTCTACAACTGGGCACCGGCCGCGACGGTGAAATCGCTCATCGAGGCGACCGGCGCGACCGGCGAGGACGGCAGGGTCGCCGCCTGGTTCGACAAGGTCGTGACCTTCGTCTGCGCCGCCGGCCTGCCGCACAGCTACATGGCGACAGCCACGCTCGGGCAGTCGCTCATGCTGGACTTCAAGTGCGTCATCAACCCCTACACGGCCTACCTGTCGGAGCGGGACTGGGAGGCGGCCGGCGTGCTGACAACGGATCGTGCCGAGCGGCTCGCCAAGACGATGACCGTGCACGCGGAGCTGTCGGGGCTCCTCGCCGAGCGGAGCTACCGCTCGGTCTGGGAGGTGTGA
- a CDS encoding zinc-binding alcohol dehydrogenase family protein, with amino-acid sequence MAHRVIIATPIRNTLGDLMPTNTAAWLPAPRADLVVGPAAMHEPGPGELLIRNRAVAVNPLDDVKQQTGNLMYRWLPVPAVLGEDVAGEVVAVGSNVRRFAVGDRVVAYAVGMERGRRHDAEGGFQQFTVVRADLAAPIPDGLRDEEAVVLPLGISTAATALFQRDHLALPHPSEHPTPTGTTVVVWGGATSVGSNAIQLAVASGHRVATTASPHNHDRMRELGADLVFDYRSPTVVADLVSALHGSSVVGVLAVGTGSAEPALAVATATGARRVALASPSVSFGSLPRRAGPSLTFIRTMTRLVAANVALQVRARRAGISARYVWGSSLMTNEVGPMLWEDYLPGALAAGRHLCAPAPEVVGEGLEAIQPALDRLHGGVSARKLVVRL; translated from the coding sequence ATGGCACACCGTGTCATCATCGCCACGCCAATCCGCAACACCCTTGGAGATCTCATGCCGACGAACACCGCAGCCTGGCTGCCAGCACCCCGCGCAGACCTCGTCGTCGGTCCCGCTGCGATGCACGAACCCGGCCCGGGCGAACTCCTCATCCGGAACCGTGCGGTCGCGGTGAACCCGCTCGACGACGTCAAGCAGCAGACCGGGAACCTCATGTACCGGTGGCTGCCGGTACCCGCCGTGCTCGGTGAGGACGTCGCGGGCGAGGTCGTCGCCGTCGGGTCGAATGTCCGTCGCTTCGCGGTCGGCGACCGCGTCGTGGCGTACGCGGTCGGCATGGAGCGCGGTCGGCGCCATGACGCCGAGGGCGGGTTCCAGCAGTTCACCGTCGTGCGGGCGGACCTCGCCGCCCCGATCCCGGACGGTCTCCGAGACGAGGAGGCCGTCGTCCTGCCGCTCGGGATCTCCACGGCCGCGACCGCCCTCTTCCAACGAGACCACCTCGCGCTCCCCCACCCCTCGGAGCACCCCACCCCCACCGGGACCACCGTCGTCGTCTGGGGCGGCGCGACGAGCGTGGGGAGCAACGCCATCCAGCTCGCGGTCGCCTCCGGCCACCGGGTCGCGACCACGGCCTCGCCGCACAACCACGACCGGATGCGCGAGCTCGGTGCCGACCTCGTGTTCGACTACCGCAGCCCGACCGTCGTGGCGGATCTCGTCAGCGCCCTCCATGGCTCCTCGGTCGTCGGGGTCCTCGCCGTCGGGACCGGCTCCGCAGAACCAGCCCTCGCCGTCGCCACCGCCACCGGGGCACGCCGCGTCGCGCTCGCGAGCCCGTCGGTGTCGTTCGGGTCCCTGCCTCGTCGGGCCGGCCCGAGTCTGACGTTCATCCGCACCATGACCCGACTCGTGGCGGCCAACGTCGCCCTCCAGGTGCGTGCCCGTCGGGCGGGGATCTCGGCACGGTACGTGTGGGGCAGCTCGCTCATGACCAACGAGGTCGGGCCGATGCTGTGGGAGGACTACCTGCCTGGTGCGCTCGCCGCCGGACGACACCTCTGCGCGCCCGCTCCCGAGGTGGTCGGCGAAGGCCTCGAGGCGATCCAGCCGGCCCTCGACCGCCTCCACGGCGGCGTCTCAGCCCGCAAGCTCGTCGTGCGGTTGTGA
- a CDS encoding TetR family transcriptional regulator, giving the protein MARWAPDAALRLESAAMARFAERGFTATTVPEIAEAAGLTTRTFFRHFADKRDVLFLRERELPTVVGRLVAAAPPGLDALALVMSGLETVAAGELQRWRDDIAARRAVVRSEPQLRERERLKSAVLTDAMRDALVESGVTSADAALAASIGSALFDASLEQWLAGPDDVLLVDVLRAMRVRLGDLAGS; this is encoded by the coding sequence ATGGCACGCTGGGCACCCGACGCCGCTCTCCGACTCGAGAGCGCTGCGATGGCGCGGTTCGCCGAGCGGGGCTTCACGGCGACGACCGTCCCGGAGATCGCCGAAGCCGCCGGGCTCACCACCCGCACGTTCTTCCGTCACTTCGCCGACAAGCGCGACGTGCTCTTCCTCCGCGAGCGCGAGCTCCCGACCGTGGTCGGACGGCTGGTCGCTGCGGCGCCACCAGGACTCGACGCGCTCGCGCTCGTGATGTCCGGCCTCGAGACCGTGGCTGCCGGCGAGCTGCAGCGCTGGCGGGACGACATCGCCGCCCGCCGCGCCGTCGTCCGGTCGGAACCGCAGCTGCGCGAGCGGGAACGGCTGAAGTCGGCGGTCCTCACCGACGCGATGCGCGACGCCCTCGTGGAGAGTGGTGTCACGTCAGCCGACGCGGCGCTCGCCGCGTCCATCGGTTCGGCACTCTTCGACGCCTCCCTCGAGCAGTGGCTCGCCGGACCCGACGACGTGCTCCTCGTCGACGTGCTCCGCGCGATGCGCGTCCGCCTCGGTGACCTCGCGGGTAGCTAG
- a CDS encoding LacI family DNA-binding transcriptional regulator, giving the protein MPDSDVGASATGTPGRAATLGDVARIAGVSMATASKAINGRSEVAPKTRQRVLDAAKEVAFTPNELARSLINGRTGTVGLLTSDLEGRFVIPILMGAEDAFGAGQVNVFLCDARGDAIREQHHLNALLTRRVDGIIVVGRTTDPRPSLGHKLPVPVVYAYAPSDDPTDVSITPDNRDGGRLAVEHLIACGRSRIAMITGEPQYAAARDRVTGVQNALAAAGLDLVGTPMFSEWTEHWGRDAAAMLLAQHPEIDGIVAGSDQIARGVLDTVRDLGRDVPNDVAVVSFDNWEILATNSRPELSSIDANLQQLGRLAATRIFEAIEGTDVAQGVEYLPGRLVLRGSTIPRR; this is encoded by the coding sequence ATGCCAGACAGTGATGTCGGTGCTTCGGCAACCGGTACCCCCGGCCGAGCGGCGACCTTGGGCGACGTCGCCCGGATCGCAGGCGTCTCGATGGCCACCGCTTCAAAGGCCATCAACGGACGGAGCGAGGTCGCCCCGAAGACCCGGCAGCGGGTGCTCGACGCCGCGAAGGAGGTCGCCTTCACCCCCAACGAACTCGCCCGGAGCCTGATCAACGGGCGCACCGGCACCGTCGGCCTCCTGACGAGCGACCTCGAGGGCCGCTTCGTCATCCCCATCCTCATGGGCGCCGAGGACGCGTTCGGCGCCGGGCAGGTGAACGTGTTCCTGTGCGACGCCCGCGGGGACGCCATCCGCGAGCAGCACCATCTGAACGCCCTCCTCACCCGGCGCGTCGACGGCATCATCGTCGTGGGTCGCACGACGGACCCACGCCCCTCACTCGGCCACAAACTGCCCGTCCCGGTCGTCTACGCCTACGCGCCGTCCGACGACCCGACCGACGTGTCGATCACCCCCGACAACCGCGACGGCGGGCGCCTCGCCGTCGAGCACCTGATCGCGTGCGGGCGTTCCCGCATCGCGATGATCACGGGTGAACCGCAGTACGCGGCGGCCAGGGACCGCGTGACGGGCGTGCAGAACGCCCTCGCCGCGGCGGGTCTGGACCTCGTCGGCACCCCGATGTTCTCGGAGTGGACCGAGCACTGGGGTCGGGATGCGGCGGCCATGCTCCTCGCCCAGCACCCCGAGATCGACGGCATCGTGGCCGGATCCGACCAGATCGCCCGCGGCGTGCTCGACACCGTCCGCGACCTCGGGCGGGACGTCCCGAACGACGTAGCCGTCGTCAGTTTCGACAACTGGGAGATCCTGGCCACCAACTCGCGGCCGGAGCTGTCGTCGATCGACGCGAACCTGCAACAGCTCGGCCGACTCGCCGCCACCCGCATCTTCGAGGCGATCGAGGGCACGGACGTCGCGCAGGGTGTCGAGTACCTGCCGGGCCGCCTCGTCCTCCGCGGTTCCACGATCCCGAGGCGCTGA
- a CDS encoding ABC transporter substrate-binding protein codes for MRSTHTRRMQRVGGVLAASALLVGLAACSSGGGGSSPLASAGPEGVDDGSELTLWTRAPLEKQAKLLVEAYNASHENQVKLTVVPNDDYVAKVGAAAGSDSLPDLFAADIVYVPNWVEQGLFQDLTANIDGLDFKDEINQGHLAAGTADGKEHVLPFVLDLSMLFWNKELYKEAGLDPEQGPTTLAEFAEDAKAVQALNKPDTYGTATGLNCGGCLVFTWFPSVWADGEQVMNEEGTESLLAEDGAKEVYSTWADLWKSGAVLPSSKDEAGPTWTAGFTEGKVGVMPYPATLLSSTPFDVGVSGIPGPKGGDSTFVGGDGIGVSKDSKKAAQSWNFLSWLMSEDAQVGVLAKDNDVVSRSDLAENEYSSKDPRLVTINEVASKGDTPYSLNFQEAFNSPTSPWLTLVRNAVLEGSDTVDADNDAITDVLSQ; via the coding sequence ATGCGCAGCACGCACACCAGACGGATGCAGCGGGTCGGAGGGGTGTTGGCCGCCAGCGCCCTCCTCGTCGGCCTCGCCGCCTGTTCCTCCGGGGGCGGTGGCAGTTCCCCACTCGCCAGCGCCGGGCCCGAGGGCGTCGACGACGGCTCCGAGCTCACGCTCTGGACCCGCGCCCCACTCGAGAAGCAGGCGAAGCTCCTCGTCGAGGCCTACAACGCCTCGCACGAGAACCAGGTGAAGCTCACCGTGGTCCCGAACGACGACTACGTCGCGAAGGTCGGTGCGGCGGCCGGCTCCGACAGCCTCCCCGACCTGTTCGCCGCCGACATCGTGTACGTCCCGAACTGGGTCGAACAGGGCCTCTTCCAGGACCTCACCGCGAACATCGACGGGCTCGACTTCAAGGACGAGATCAACCAGGGCCACCTCGCCGCCGGCACCGCGGACGGCAAGGAGCACGTCCTGCCGTTCGTCCTCGACCTCTCGATGCTGTTCTGGAACAAGGAGCTCTACAAGGAAGCCGGGCTCGACCCCGAGCAGGGCCCGACCACACTGGCCGAGTTCGCCGAGGACGCGAAGGCCGTCCAAGCTCTGAACAAGCCCGACACCTACGGCACCGCGACCGGCCTCAACTGCGGCGGTTGCCTCGTCTTCACCTGGTTCCCCAGTGTGTGGGCCGACGGCGAGCAGGTCATGAACGAGGAGGGCACCGAGTCCCTCCTCGCCGAGGACGGCGCCAAGGAGGTCTACAGCACGTGGGCCGACCTCTGGAAGTCGGGCGCCGTGCTCCCGTCCTCGAAGGACGAGGCCGGACCCACCTGGACCGCCGGCTTCACCGAGGGCAAGGTCGGCGTCATGCCGTACCCGGCGACGCTGCTCTCATCCACCCCGTTCGACGTGGGCGTGTCCGGCATCCCGGGCCCGAAGGGCGGCGACTCGACCTTCGTCGGCGGTGACGGGATCGGCGTCTCGAAGGACAGCAAGAAGGCCGCACAGTCGTGGAACTTCCTCAGCTGGCTGATGTCCGAGGACGCGCAGGTCGGTGTCCTCGCGAAGGACAACGACGTCGTCTCCCGCTCCGACCTCGCCGAGAACGAGTACTCGAGCAAGGACCCGCGCCTCGTCACGATCAACGAGGTCGCCTCGAAGGGCGACACCCCGTACTCGCTGAACTTCCAGGAGGCCTTCAACTCGCCGACCAGCCCGTGGCTGACGCTCGTGCGGAACGCGGTCCTCGAGGGCTCCGACACGGTCGACGCCGACAACGACGCGATCACGGACGTGCTCTCGCAGTAG